The Exiguobacterium acetylicum genome includes a window with the following:
- a CDS encoding SDR family oxidoreductase codes for MIQDKVVIITGASSGIGEATAKELAKQGAKLVLAARREDRLQELVKAVEAEGGQAVYQVTDVTDREQVDALAKLAKDKFGSVDVIINNAGLMPLSHLHKNQQDEWNTMVDVNIKGVLHGIGAVLPYMREQKSGHVINISSVAGHEVMPSSAVYSGTKFAVRAITEGLRKEESVDNHIRATIISPGAVDTELKDHISDEEIKQGIGDLKAIDASAIARAIAYAVNEPEDVAINEILIRPTAQR; via the coding sequence ATGATTCAAGATAAAGTCGTCATCATTACAGGGGCATCAAGCGGTATTGGGGAAGCAACAGCGAAAGAACTTGCGAAACAAGGTGCAAAACTCGTTCTTGCTGCACGCCGGGAAGATCGTTTGCAAGAGCTCGTCAAAGCGGTTGAAGCTGAAGGTGGTCAAGCCGTTTATCAAGTGACGGACGTCACCGACCGTGAGCAAGTTGATGCACTCGCTAAACTTGCGAAAGACAAGTTCGGCTCAGTTGATGTCATTATTAACAACGCTGGATTGATGCCACTATCGCACCTCCATAAGAATCAGCAGGACGAATGGAACACAATGGTCGACGTCAACATTAAAGGTGTCCTTCACGGAATCGGAGCAGTCTTGCCGTACATGCGCGAACAAAAAAGCGGTCACGTCATTAACATCTCGTCCGTTGCCGGTCATGAAGTCATGCCGTCGAGTGCCGTCTATAGCGGTACGAAATTCGCAGTTCGCGCCATCACGGAAGGTCTTCGTAAAGAAGAATCCGTCGATAATCACATCCGCGCAACGATCATCTCACCGGGAGCGGTCGATACGGAACTCAAGGACCATATCTCGGATGAAGAGATTAAACAAGGAATTGGTGACTTGAAAGCGATCGATGCAAGCGCAATCGCGCGTGCCATCGCCTATGCTGTCAACGAACCAGAGGATGTCGCGATCAACGAGATCTTAATTCGTCCAACAGCGCAACGTTAA
- a CDS encoding LLM class flavin-dependent oxidoreductase codes for MRLGILDQVPLHEGDTVEATMEATERLVLEAERLGYERYWFAEHHNTNGLLSAAPELFIARMGAKTSNIKLGSGGVLLPQYHPLKVAESFATLDAFYPGRIELGIGNSPGGSERTRLALTDGEDNRAAEFSRLVNETAGFLTDSLSNRHPYRIVKTTPRDRQPSPISILGLSPRSARIAAEQDRGLVFGHFINPDRWEETLSTYREAGGTDVIVCVFVICAPTQEEAERLARTQDAWIQGVRLGNSIVPSFATTEAKVFNDVQAERIRKDRRRAIVGTPDVIARELEALATRYQTDQFLLINNAFDQEKRLQSYQLIAERLL; via the coding sequence ATGCGACTTGGAATACTCGATCAAGTACCGTTACATGAGGGCGATACGGTCGAAGCGACGATGGAAGCGACGGAACGACTCGTCCTAGAAGCCGAGCGACTCGGTTATGAGCGGTACTGGTTTGCTGAACATCATAATACGAACGGGTTGCTCAGTGCAGCACCAGAGTTGTTCATCGCCCGGATGGGTGCGAAGACGTCAAACATCAAACTTGGTTCAGGTGGAGTGTTGTTACCGCAGTATCATCCGCTGAAAGTCGCCGAGAGTTTTGCGACACTCGACGCCTTTTATCCAGGTCGGATCGAACTCGGAATCGGCAATTCGCCAGGTGGAAGCGAGCGGACACGACTTGCTTTAACGGACGGAGAAGACAACCGAGCGGCTGAGTTTAGTCGACTTGTTAACGAAACGGCGGGTTTCTTGACAGACAGTCTATCGAATCGACACCCGTACCGGATCGTCAAGACGACACCGCGGGACCGGCAACCGTCGCCAATTTCGATCCTTGGTCTGTCGCCACGTAGTGCGCGAATTGCAGCAGAACAAGACCGTGGTCTCGTTTTTGGTCACTTCATCAATCCGGATCGCTGGGAAGAGACGCTTTCTACGTATCGTGAGGCAGGGGGAACAGACGTCATCGTCTGCGTTTTCGTCATCTGTGCCCCGACGCAAGAAGAAGCAGAACGTCTCGCTCGAACACAAGATGCGTGGATTCAAGGCGTCCGACTCGGGAATTCAATCGTCCCGTCGTTTGCTACGACTGAAGCAAAGGTCTTTAATGACGTGCAAGCGGAGCGAATCCGCAAAGATCGACGGCGGGCGATTGTCGGAACACCGGACGTCATCGCGCGGGAGCTTGAGGCATTAGCAACGCGTTATCAAACGGATCAGTTTTTACTGATCAACAATGCTTTTGATCAAGAAAAACGATTGCAGTCGTACCAGCTCATCGCGGAGCGACTTCTCTAA
- a CDS encoding ABC transporter ATP-binding protein — MEGTFQCKQMGKSFSGDGVETHALQDIDVTLEAGDFISIIGPSGSGKSTLLSLIGTLDRPTSGELHYDGKPINKLNSKELSDFRFENIGFIFQQFHLIPTLTALENVMAPLFGRKVPYDKKERAEQLLAQVGLADKAGSLPSQLSGGQQQRVAVARALVHEPKWLLADEPTGNLDTDTGEIIFNLLRSLNEEKGCGVLFVTHDPALAERANRTIEMRDGVIIEDRLVRV, encoded by the coding sequence ATGGAAGGAACATTTCAATGCAAACAGATGGGAAAATCATTTTCGGGAGACGGTGTCGAGACACATGCGTTACAAGATATCGATGTGACACTTGAAGCGGGTGACTTCATCTCGATCATCGGACCATCGGGTTCTGGAAAGTCGACGTTACTCAGTCTAATCGGGACGCTCGATCGTCCGACGAGTGGAGAGTTGCATTATGACGGGAAGCCGATCAACAAATTGAACAGTAAAGAACTATCCGACTTCCGCTTCGAGAACATCGGCTTCATCTTCCAACAGTTTCATTTGATTCCGACGCTGACGGCGCTTGAAAATGTCATGGCGCCTCTGTTCGGTCGGAAAGTACCATACGATAAAAAAGAACGCGCCGAGCAGTTACTCGCGCAAGTCGGTCTCGCTGATAAAGCAGGCAGTTTGCCATCGCAACTCTCAGGTGGACAACAACAACGGGTCGCCGTTGCCCGTGCACTCGTCCATGAACCAAAATGGCTGCTTGCCGATGAGCCAACGGGGAACCTCGATACGGATACGGGAGAAATCATTTTCAATCTCTTACGGTCATTAAACGAAGAGAAAGGTTGCGGCGTGTTGTTCGTTACCCACGATCCGGCACTTGCGGAACGAGCGAACCGGACGATCGAGATGCGAGATGGCGTTATCATTGAAGATCGTCTCGTCCGTGTCTGA
- a CDS encoding DUF4256 domain-containing protein, with protein sequence MDEQLTHFHDRFEATPDRHDGLTFNEVASRLTPSKRAALVWMEQTGGEPNVVKLEERFVISDTVKESPTGRRSVCFDEAARLGRKKNAPVASIESLIETLDVHLLTPEQYQELQTQFSFDEKTSSWLATPDMIRQKGGALFGDRRYETTFIYHNGADSYYASRGFRVFLELE encoded by the coding sequence ATGGATGAACAACTAACGCATTTTCATGACCGCTTTGAGGCTACTCCTGATCGCCATGATGGACTTACGTTCAATGAGGTCGCGTCACGTCTGACACCTTCAAAACGAGCAGCACTTGTATGGATGGAGCAAACGGGTGGTGAGCCGAACGTCGTAAAGCTAGAGGAACGGTTTGTCATCAGCGACACTGTCAAAGAGAGTCCAACTGGTCGACGGAGCGTCTGTTTTGACGAAGCCGCTCGTCTTGGTCGAAAGAAAAATGCCCCTGTTGCTAGTATCGAATCGCTGATCGAAACGCTAGACGTACACCTATTGACACCAGAACAGTATCAAGAACTGCAGACACAGTTTTCGTTTGACGAAAAGACTTCCAGTTGGCTTGCGACACCAGACATGATTCGTCAAAAAGGTGGCGCCTTGTTCGGAGATCGTCGTTACGAAACGACCTTTATCTATCATAATGGGGCGGATTCCTATTATGCTAGTCGTGGATTTCGTGTCTTCCTTGAACTCGAATAA
- a CDS encoding GGDEF domain-containing protein → MDVIFVLGLIIGSLVMLLSFRLFRRQQPDTIALCKDIFYVFEVQPEYRFRYISPSLDDHIGKGVAAASYLDPDECFARIHPEDIEVLMSKISGDCDYDQPFRQRWRTNDNQYVWFEEYATPIREHGQIVAIQGVIRNIDDQLKSQQAMLDQYRTDSLTRLGNRHAFNEAVHKLDQAETTYGLILLDLNELKELNDRFGHAVGDALLEQTGLCIRRLTDHGYRIGGDEFVLIDYSPSISTFEAFVEHVRSTFATHEIGLAIGAVHATTGRRIDDVLHEADARMYQEKMKKRLSRQY, encoded by the coding sequence GTGGACGTCATATTTGTATTGGGTTTGATTATTGGTAGTCTCGTGATGTTGCTCAGTTTTCGATTATTTCGTCGGCAGCAGCCGGATACGATCGCGTTATGTAAAGATATTTTCTATGTGTTTGAAGTCCAGCCGGAATATCGTTTCCGCTACATTAGTCCATCCCTTGATGATCATATCGGTAAAGGAGTCGCAGCAGCGAGTTATCTCGATCCGGACGAGTGTTTTGCTCGGATTCATCCGGAAGACATCGAAGTCCTGATGTCAAAAATTTCAGGTGACTGCGATTACGATCAGCCGTTTCGCCAGCGCTGGCGTACGAATGACAATCAGTATGTCTGGTTCGAAGAATATGCGACACCGATTCGCGAACATGGACAGATCGTTGCCATCCAAGGTGTGATTCGCAACATTGATGATCAATTAAAATCACAACAAGCGATGCTTGATCAATACCGGACCGATTCCTTAACGCGGCTCGGTAATCGACACGCCTTTAATGAAGCGGTTCACAAATTGGACCAAGCGGAAACGACATATGGTCTGATTCTGCTTGACTTGAATGAACTAAAAGAACTGAACGACCGATTCGGTCACGCTGTCGGGGATGCGTTACTAGAACAGACAGGACTCTGTATCCGCCGCTTAACGGATCATGGTTACCGGATTGGTGGCGATGAATTCGTCTTGATTGACTATAGTCCATCCATCTCCACCTTTGAAGCATTCGTCGAACACGTCCGCTCGACGTTCGCGACCCATGAGATCGGACTCGCAATCGGTGCCGTCCATGCGACAACAGGACGCCGGATCGACGACGTCCTGCATGAGGCAGATGCGCGGATGTATCAAGAGAAGATGAAGAAACGCTTAAGTCGCCAGTACTGA
- a CDS encoding alpha/beta fold hydrolase, with translation MTRLYVLHGLMGTADTHFAPQLSALAVDFTFIPIDLPGHGFTTEPATDDYLTQATRAVRERMAQEGSGWILGLSLGATLAMQLALDPPNELEGVIVTGYSPFIPEAMEPLMHEQRDYFLNIDQHAPDIALQFEQLHGPTWKTTARAVLDLMTFRFPAMTDTMLQSITLPVVIMNGTNEDYEVDAAAFVAAHVPNVTALPIDGAGHTANLDQPERFNKLLRKMRQSVLAT, from the coding sequence ATGACACGCTTGTATGTATTACATGGCTTAATGGGCACAGCAGACACACATTTTGCACCACAACTATCCGCTCTCGCGGTTGATTTTACGTTCATTCCGATTGATCTACCGGGGCACGGATTCACGACGGAGCCGGCAACTGACGACTACTTGACGCAAGCAACACGTGCCGTCCGCGAACGAATGGCACAGGAAGGTTCAGGGTGGATTCTCGGATTATCGCTCGGAGCGACACTTGCGATGCAACTAGCACTCGATCCACCTAACGAACTCGAAGGTGTGATCGTGACGGGTTATTCACCGTTCATTCCGGAAGCGATGGAACCGTTGATGCACGAGCAACGGGACTATTTCCTTAATATTGATCAGCATGCACCGGACATTGCACTTCAGTTCGAACAGTTGCATGGTCCGACTTGGAAAACGACGGCACGAGCAGTACTCGACTTGATGACGTTCCGTTTCCCGGCAATGACGGACACGATGCTGCAGTCGATCACGCTTCCAGTCGTTATCATGAACGGAACGAATGAAGACTATGAAGTTGACGCAGCCGCTTTCGTTGCAGCGCACGTGCCGAACGTCACCGCTTTACCGATTGATGGAGCAGGGCATACAGCGAATCTGGATCAACCGGAACGATTTAATAAGTTGTTACGCAAGATGCGTCAATCAGTACTGGCGACTTAA
- a CDS encoding alpha/beta fold hydrolase, with translation MERMIQQQGKQVTYYDNGSTGRPLLLLPSLGGTYQDWSDILKKLSPDYRVVSFHPHEWSDDYMNGTTGILRQIEQLLNVADITTPVTLVGHSYGGLVAQAFALRHPERVAGLVLVDATSVDLAELDQLDTPTLDQEGDDAVWIERFAELATATDLRDRFPDGDDRTDWNPAYYQAMHAIISKWKSDAKALQPLMRDLRLPMTVLGRDKTKSIQTMIAAGFPEDELERMENKWQELIQRQANLSYQANVTFVPGASHMMHHDRPDVVTSAILTLHQPKEFTV, from the coding sequence ATGGAACGAATGATTCAGCAACAGGGGAAACAAGTGACATACTATGATAACGGTTCGACAGGTCGACCGTTGTTGTTATTACCTTCGCTCGGTGGGACGTATCAGGACTGGTCGGACATTCTGAAGAAACTATCACCGGACTACCGCGTCGTCAGCTTCCATCCGCACGAATGGTCGGATGATTATATGAACGGGACAACAGGCATCTTGCGGCAAATTGAACAGTTACTTAACGTGGCGGACATCACGACTCCGGTCACACTCGTCGGTCATTCTTACGGTGGACTTGTTGCGCAAGCTTTCGCCTTGCGACACCCGGAGCGTGTAGCTGGACTTGTCCTCGTGGATGCGACATCCGTTGACTTAGCGGAACTCGATCAGCTCGATACGCCGACACTCGATCAGGAAGGGGACGACGCCGTCTGGATCGAACGATTCGCGGAGCTAGCGACAGCAACCGATTTACGCGATCGATTCCCGGATGGTGACGACCGCACGGACTGGAACCCAGCGTACTATCAGGCGATGCATGCCATCATTTCAAAGTGGAAGAGTGATGCGAAGGCGCTTCAGCCACTCATGCGCGACCTTAGGTTACCGATGACCGTTCTCGGTCGGGATAAAACGAAATCGATTCAGACGATGATCGCTGCCGGTTTTCCGGAAGACGAACTCGAACGAATGGAAAATAAATGGCAGGAATTAATACAGCGACAGGCGAATCTATCCTATCAGGCGAACGTGACGTTCGTTCCAGGTGCATCACACATGATGCATCATGATCGTCCGGACGTCGTCACAAGTGCGATTTTAACACTACATCAACCGAAGGAGTTTACCGTATGA
- a CDS encoding HAD family hydrolase, translating to MGISEQEGLRKPDPAFFLRVTDRLGVRPDEVLYVGDNYDHDILPAQALGMQTIWKRTGDIVLTDTHFSDWRQLPLPLQNLIPKETHP from the coding sequence ATCGGAATCTCGGAGCAAGAAGGCTTACGTAAACCGGATCCGGCGTTTTTCTTACGTGTGACAGATCGTTTAGGTGTTCGTCCGGACGAAGTGCTTTATGTCGGCGATAATTACGATCACGACATCCTACCAGCACAAGCGCTAGGTATGCAGACCATTTGGAAGCGAACAGGTGATATTGTGTTGACCGACACACACTTTTCGGACTGGCGTCAGTTGCCTCTTCCGTTACAAAATCTCATTCCAAAGGAGACTCATCCATGA
- a CDS encoding GNAT family N-acetyltransferase produces the protein MTEQIRRFQPEDFDQIHRLNEQEGWQDLVAEKERTRHAWMNANAAYVLECDGQVLAYVRALTDGYVTTYVCELLFSRKARKQGYGQQLLNYLKHTYPTRIDLLATRQSAPFYEEQGFRAFHGFRQSR, from the coding sequence ATGACTGAACAGATTCGCCGTTTCCAACCTGAAGATTTTGATCAGATTCATCGTTTGAATGAACAAGAAGGCTGGCAGGATCTCGTCGCTGAGAAAGAGCGGACGCGCCATGCATGGATGAATGCGAATGCCGCATACGTCCTCGAATGCGACGGTCAAGTACTTGCTTATGTCCGCGCTTTGACGGATGGTTACGTGACGACATACGTCTGTGAGCTTCTCTTCAGTCGCAAGGCGCGCAAGCAAGGATACGGACAACAGTTGCTCAATTATCTGAAGCACACCTACCCGACTCGCATTGATCTACTGGCAACCCGTCAGTCTGCTCCTTTCTATGAAGAGCAAGGATTTCGTGCTTTCCATGGTTTCCGTCAATCACGATGA
- a CDS encoding GNAT family N-acetyltransferase: MNVRSWTTSDLPQLVDLMTQLGYPASEDELRERFTRITRHSDYDLLVLEESGILLGCVGLFQAQAFEHDTTYVRIVAFVVTATHRRLGIGRRLIQAAEDWAQARGATVILLNSGNRPEREAAHHFYQAMGYGVTSTSYSKSLPSS; the protein is encoded by the coding sequence ATGAATGTTCGGTCCTGGACAACTAGCGATTTGCCGCAATTGGTCGATTTAATGACGCAGCTCGGATATCCGGCAAGCGAGGATGAGTTACGCGAACGGTTTACACGGATCACCCGTCATTCGGATTATGACTTGCTTGTGTTAGAAGAAAGCGGAATCCTTCTCGGCTGCGTCGGTCTGTTTCAGGCGCAAGCGTTCGAGCATGATACGACTTATGTCCGGATCGTTGCTTTCGTCGTCACTGCGACGCATCGTCGGCTCGGAATCGGTCGCCGCTTAATCCAAGCAGCGGAAGACTGGGCACAAGCGAGAGGAGCGACTGTTATCTTACTGAATAGTGGCAATCGCCCAGAACGCGAAGCAGCCCATCACTTTTATCAGGCGATGGGTTACGGTGTGACGAGTACGAGTTACTCGAAGTCATTACCGTCATCGTGA
- a CDS encoding RNA polymerase sigma factor, whose translation MFRKSEAFSDAAFEAALFAEEDYVYRISFIYLKEEAAALENVQEVAYRAWRARKSLRDASYFKTWLTRITMNCAFKQQRASFQPLTVEPSQTTSFEERLVDRLYLEDLLEILEPTERSIVYLRYEEDLSLQEIASTFDVPLSTVKSTLYRALEKVRRRQKGMSL comes from the coding sequence GTGTTTCGCAAGTCAGAGGCATTCTCGGATGCTGCTTTTGAAGCAGCATTGTTCGCAGAAGAAGACTATGTGTACCGGATCTCCTTCATCTACTTGAAAGAAGAGGCAGCGGCACTCGAGAACGTCCAAGAGGTCGCGTATCGGGCGTGGCGTGCACGAAAGAGTCTACGTGATGCATCGTATTTTAAGACGTGGTTGACGCGGATCACGATGAATTGTGCGTTTAAGCAACAGCGTGCGTCGTTTCAACCGTTGACAGTTGAACCCAGTCAAACCACGTCGTTTGAAGAGCGACTCGTTGATCGTTTGTATCTAGAGGATTTACTTGAAATTCTCGAGCCGACTGAGCGCTCAATCGTCTATTTGCGGTATGAAGAGGATTTGTCCTTGCAGGAGATCGCGAGTACATTTGACGTTCCACTGAGTACAGTCAAAAGCACACTGTACCGCGCTCTCGAGAAAGTACGTCGACGACAGAAAGGGATGAGTCTATGA
- a CDS encoding serine hydrolase domain-containing protein has product MNVIKELIDLPELTHFEGVVSVHQDGELIFSHAGGMAHRGYGVLNAETTRFGIASGAKLFTAVAILRLVEAGQLTLDQPITTILPDIGIDLGGVTVHHLLTHTSGIGDYFDEATMTDFEDVFQDTPMYRLRRPLDFLPLFRDQKRQFAAGERFHYNNAGYILLGLVIEQLTHQTFTDHITNELFARTEMTQSGYFRLDALPADTAIGHIEESDGSWRTNHYALPIIGGPDGGAFLTATDMEQFWRSLLTHQLLSETMTTQLFHPHVGVNDVASYGYGVWLKQLDVTHEKWHIMGYDPGVSFHSAYYPQSNTVVTVLSNTSDGAYALVQTIEQLLLEKGIHT; this is encoded by the coding sequence ATGAACGTGATTAAAGAACTTATTGATTTACCGGAGCTTACACATTTCGAAGGGGTGGTTTCCGTTCACCAAGACGGAGAACTGATCTTTAGCCACGCTGGCGGAATGGCGCATCGCGGATATGGTGTATTGAATGCAGAGACGACGCGGTTCGGAATTGCTTCTGGTGCGAAACTCTTCACAGCGGTCGCCATCTTACGGTTAGTCGAGGCTGGTCAACTAACACTCGATCAACCCATTACAACGATTCTTCCAGACATCGGAATCGATTTAGGCGGCGTGACCGTACATCACTTGTTAACCCATACGTCAGGGATCGGTGATTATTTTGATGAGGCCACGATGACCGACTTTGAGGATGTTTTTCAAGATACCCCGATGTATCGCTTGCGACGCCCACTTGATTTTTTACCGTTGTTTCGTGACCAAAAGAGACAGTTCGCTGCGGGCGAACGCTTTCACTACAACAATGCGGGGTACATTTTGCTTGGTCTCGTAATTGAACAACTTACTCATCAAACCTTTACGGACCATATCACGAACGAATTATTCGCTCGCACCGAAATGACGCAATCTGGTTACTTCCGACTTGACGCCTTACCGGCGGATACAGCGATTGGACACATCGAGGAGTCGGATGGATCGTGGCGAACGAATCACTATGCGTTACCGATCATCGGCGGACCGGATGGTGGCGCTTTCCTTACGGCAACAGATATGGAACAATTTTGGCGCAGTCTCTTAACACATCAACTATTGTCTGAAACGATGACTACACAACTCTTCCATCCCCACGTCGGTGTCAATGATGTAGCGTCTTACGGTTATGGTGTCTGGTTGAAACAACTCGACGTCACCCACGAGAAATGGCACATCATGGGCTACGACCCGGGTGTCAGCTTCCATTCCGCTTATTATCCGCAATCCAATACGGTCGTCACCGTCTTATCGAATACGTCTGACGGAGCCTACGCGCTCGTTCAAACTATCGAACAACTTTTACTTGAGAAAGGAATTCATACATGA
- a CDS encoding nucleoside 2-deoxyribosyltransferase domain-containing protein, which produces MKLYIASRFDHTLTVRWLRDEIRLRGHDLTYDWTMNDRAEDPEALRNIGLAEFEAVKQADAFVLVLPAGKSSHVELGIALATNRPVYLCMPDATYFTGPLASTFYHIGQTTPCFGTKEEWLAQIIADRLPEEQLTS; this is translated from the coding sequence ATGAAACTCTATATCGCTTCTCGCTTTGATCACACATTGACCGTCCGATGGCTCCGCGATGAAATCCGCTTGCGTGGTCACGATTTAACATACGACTGGACGATGAATGATCGGGCAGAAGATCCCGAAGCATTACGAAACATTGGTCTTGCGGAATTCGAAGCCGTCAAGCAAGCAGACGCCTTCGTCCTCGTGTTACCAGCAGGAAAAAGTAGTCACGTCGAACTCGGGATTGCGCTCGCAACGAATCGCCCGGTTTACTTATGTATGCCGGATGCGACCTACTTCACCGGACCGTTAGCAAGTACGTTTTATCATATCGGACAAACGACTCCTTGCTTCGGTACGAAGGAAGAGTGGCTTGCGCAAATCATTGCCGATCGCTTACCGGAGGAACAACTGACGTCATGA
- a CDS encoding AAA family ATPase has translation MRTVLLTIGPTHAGKTTFAKKLAQLLSSSLVIDQDLQARFLLEHYPELVPTEGANHIKYDLTKWLMDRAISSSIETIILCNANLTRTGRKQLLQHFPRSTFRSILVWFDLPEATLVDRLTHSTRDGSEIRGDSSYDEIYQRQRIEPPVPGEADNIVRFRSTKDVDTFLEHVTNQAFDSFFDMETMRTQ, from the coding sequence ATGAGGACAGTCCTGCTAACAATTGGTCCGACACACGCCGGGAAAACGACGTTCGCCAAAAAGCTTGCACAACTTCTATCATCAAGCCTTGTCATCGATCAGGATCTTCAGGCGCGTTTTTTGCTTGAGCATTATCCGGAACTTGTTCCGACAGAAGGGGCGAACCACATCAAATATGACTTGACGAAATGGCTGATGGATCGGGCAATCTCTTCGTCCATCGAGACCATCATCCTCTGTAACGCGAACCTCACACGGACCGGTCGGAAGCAATTGTTGCAACACTTTCCCCGTTCGACGTTTCGCTCAATCCTCGTCTGGTTTGATTTACCTGAAGCGACGCTTGTTGACCGACTGACTCATTCGACACGCGATGGAAGCGAGATTCGTGGCGACTCGTCGTACGATGAGATCTATCAACGGCAACGGATCGAGCCACCTGTTCCTGGTGAAGCGGACAACATCGTTCGTTTTCGTTCGACGAAAGACGTTGACACATTCCTCGAGCATGTCACGAATCAAGCGTTTGATTCATTTTTCGATATGGAGACCATGCGTACTCAATAG
- a CDS encoding phosphotransferase codes for MSEEQRLTGGNVSAVYQKGNYVYRTQNENSPNVHRLLRHLEAKHLSGVPRFVGIDDQNREILTFLPGETADYPLKAYMWQDDVIKDVARLMRKYHDATVDFETGDWEPLLNTPTPYEVICHNDFAVYNTIFQDQRLSGVIDFDLAAPGPRAWDIVYALYTFVPLSSRRQAPDGSVIDYVAEQDDARFAERVSRFLDAYGYEGLRSDLLQMLLLRVEALYLLIDQRAADGDAAFIKMKAEGHDTHYRAEYRFIAEHGPKWFIDKDSLEK; via the coding sequence ATGTCTGAAGAACAACGGCTGACTGGAGGAAATGTCTCCGCTGTCTATCAAAAAGGTAACTATGTCTATCGTACACAAAATGAGAACAGTCCAAATGTTCACCGTCTATTACGCCATTTAGAAGCGAAACATCTATCCGGTGTTCCCCGCTTCGTCGGGATCGACGATCAAAATCGAGAAATCCTGACCTTCCTCCCCGGTGAGACAGCGGATTATCCGCTAAAAGCGTACATGTGGCAAGACGATGTCATAAAAGACGTCGCGCGTTTGATGCGCAAATATCATGACGCAACAGTCGACTTCGAAACCGGTGACTGGGAGCCATTGCTTAATACCCCTACTCCATACGAAGTCATCTGTCACAATGATTTTGCTGTCTACAATACGATTTTTCAGGATCAACGTCTGAGTGGCGTAATTGACTTTGACCTCGCGGCACCGGGTCCGCGTGCTTGGGACATCGTCTATGCGCTCTATACGTTCGTTCCGCTCAGCAGCAGACGACAAGCACCTGACGGATCCGTTATCGATTATGTAGCAGAGCAGGATGACGCACGCTTCGCCGAGCGGGTGAGTCGATTCCTTGATGCTTATGGGTATGAAGGTCTGCGTTCCGACTTGCTACAGATGTTATTGTTGCGTGTCGAAGCGCTCTATCTGTTGATTGATCAACGAGCTGCCGACGGCGATGCTGCTTTCATCAAGATGAAAGCAGAAGGTCACGATACACATTATCGTGCCGAATACCGTTTCATTGCTGAACATGGTCCAAAATGGTTCATCGATAAAGATTCATTAGAAAAATAA